In Chryseobacterium gotjawalense, the following are encoded in one genomic region:
- a CDS encoding NAD(P)/FAD-dependent oxidoreductase, whose translation MKNVDYIIVGDGYAAFFFAHQLILHQKSFVLFSADKKGASQVSAGIVNPLVLKKFTTFWLAAEQIEFLTKTVSEIETYTGENYLIQEKIHRIFHDEREKDLWLMKTETDELKPFLNPDFETLEIIINPFGTGEVNHSARLDVNGFFKGISAYLQEREMVVKQKFDYSKIEGSTYEGFTFKNIVFCEGMGVRKNPFFTDIQVIANKGHHLKVKLSEKLKHQYTLKKKHFLFPLNNDIYYYGGTYDPNERENEIDDFKTEELKEGLSAFYPHDFEVQEVNYGFRPTVKDRRPIIGNLPDHQNYYIFNGLGARGILNGCYFSKELYEHIENGHELMKEVDLKRFNK comes from the coding sequence ATGAAAAATGTAGATTATATTATCGTTGGCGACGGCTACGCTGCTTTCTTTTTTGCCCATCAGTTAATTCTTCATCAAAAATCTTTTGTTTTGTTTTCGGCAGATAAAAAAGGAGCTTCTCAGGTTTCCGCAGGAATTGTGAATCCTTTGGTGTTAAAGAAATTTACCACATTTTGGCTGGCTGCGGAGCAAATAGAATTTTTGACCAAAACAGTTTCGGAAATTGAAACTTATACCGGCGAAAATTATTTAATTCAAGAAAAAATCCACCGTATTTTTCATGATGAAAGAGAAAAGGATTTATGGTTAATGAAAACGGAAACCGATGAATTGAAACCCTTTCTAAATCCAGATTTTGAAACACTGGAAATCATTATAAATCCATTTGGAACCGGCGAGGTAAATCATTCCGCCCGTTTGGATGTTAACGGTTTTTTCAAAGGAATCTCGGCCTATTTACAAGAGCGTGAAATGGTAGTAAAGCAAAAGTTTGATTATTCTAAAATTGAAGGCTCAACTTATGAAGGATTTACTTTTAAAAATATTGTCTTTTGTGAAGGAATGGGCGTGAGAAAAAACCCGTTTTTTACCGATATTCAGGTGATTGCAAATAAAGGTCATCATTTAAAAGTGAAACTATCAGAAAAATTGAAACATCAGTATACTTTAAAGAAAAAGCATTTTCTGTTTCCTTTAAATAATGATATTTACTATTACGGAGGAACTTATGATCCCAACGAACGGGAAAATGAAATCGATGACTTTAAAACTGAAGAGTTGAAAGAAGGACTTTCTGCTTTCTATCCGCATGATTTTGAAGTCCAAGAAGTGAATTACGGTTTTCGTCCGACAGTAAAAGACCGCCGGCCGATTATCGGAAATCTTCCTGACCACCAAAATTATTATATTTTTAACGGTTTGGGAGCGAGAGGTATTCTCAATGGTTGTTACTTTTCTAAAGAATTGTATGAGCACATCGAAAATGGCCACGAATTAATGAAAGAAGTTGATTTAAAACGATTTAATAAATAA
- the porM gene encoding type IX secretion system motor protein PorM/GldM, translated as MAQGKQTPRQKMINLMYLVFIAMLAMQIDQEIIRSYKDTTGSLEETRVLTESNNAIFKKTLEVKAEKSPETFTTPLNNYKGLEAKAEDLVGSIEQLKRDLSKDAEYDTKNEIQESFAALNNTEPSTNMFFAGGDETKPSKIALDLKAKIDDFRTYVNQTFGSNPLMKELVNRTNKQMISEFDKPKNSKNFLQYKFYNQPLIAALSNLEVIQSSARGIQGDALSVMLQEKVDADIKFDAYSAIVSAPATVIQGEPAQGKVAIGNYSSNVPGLSMPGLTIENGQGVKNLETSTLGEKTFSGEISFTDVKGKVIPLKYNHTYKVIAGAQELKAQKGALVTADKMNVLYRGLPNPISGSILGADMSGISLSAPGASVSGGGGKWTVTPGGGSTVTLTISGRDPKGGVISQAFPFRIKSVPAPVGEIQGNYVVSMPASSIPNQKVSVVMPDFDFPVSFTVNSFMFRVPGKAGMLINGNSLSSVANLTKNLRNGDIAYVYNINATATGLGGQTLKQIPPVVINVQ; from the coding sequence ATGGCACAAGGAAAACAGACACCCCGTCAGAAGATGATCAACTTGATGTATTTGGTTTTCATTGCGATGCTTGCAATGCAGATTGATCAGGAAATCATCAGATCATATAAAGACACGACCGGTTCTTTGGAAGAAACCAGGGTGTTGACGGAGAGTAACAATGCGATATTTAAAAAGACTCTCGAAGTAAAAGCTGAAAAATCTCCAGAAACATTTACTACACCTCTGAATAACTATAAAGGACTGGAAGCGAAAGCTGAAGATTTAGTGGGATCCATCGAACAGTTAAAAAGAGATCTAAGTAAAGATGCAGAATACGACACCAAGAATGAAATTCAGGAAAGTTTTGCAGCGCTAAATAATACCGAACCTTCTACCAATATGTTTTTTGCTGGAGGCGATGAAACAAAACCATCAAAAATAGCTCTTGATTTAAAAGCAAAGATTGATGATTTCAGAACTTATGTAAACCAGACTTTTGGCTCCAATCCGTTGATGAAAGAATTGGTGAACAGAACCAATAAGCAGATGATTTCTGAGTTTGATAAACCTAAAAACAGTAAGAATTTCCTTCAATATAAATTTTATAACCAGCCTTTAATTGCTGCCTTATCGAATTTAGAAGTAATCCAGTCTTCCGCAAGAGGAATTCAGGGTGATGCTTTATCGGTAATGCTTCAGGAAAAAGTGGACGCAGATATTAAGTTTGATGCTTACTCTGCGATTGTTTCCGCACCGGCAACTGTTATTCAGGGAGAACCTGCACAGGGTAAAGTCGCTATTGGAAACTATTCCAGCAATGTTCCGGGATTATCGATGCCTGGTTTGACGATTGAAAATGGTCAGGGAGTTAAGAATTTAGAGACAAGTACATTAGGTGAAAAAACCTTTAGTGGGGAAATTTCATTTACTGACGTAAAAGGCAAAGTAATTCCTTTAAAATACAACCATACTTATAAAGTAATCGCAGGTGCACAGGAATTGAAAGCACAGAAAGGAGCACTTGTAACTGCTGATAAAATGAATGTGCTATACCGTGGATTGCCGAATCCAATTTCAGGATCGATCTTAGGAGCAGATATGTCAGGAATTTCTTTATCTGCACCGGGAGCATCTGTAAGCGGAGGCGGAGGAAAATGGACCGTTACACCTGGAGGCGGAAGCACGGTGACCTTAACCATTTCAGGACGTGATCCGAAAGGTGGTGTTATTTCACAGGCGTTCCCTTTCAGAATTAAAAGTGTGCCGGCACCGGTCGGAGAAATTCAGGGGAACTATGTGGTTTCGATGCCTGCAAGTTCAATTCCGAACCAAAAAGTTTCTGTAGTAATGCCGGACTTCGATTTCCCGGTAAGTTTTACCGTAAACAGTTTCATGTTTAGAGTACCTGGAAAAGCAGGAATGTTGATTAATGGAAACTCACTGAGTTCTGTAGCTAATCTCACGAAAAATCTTCGTAATGGGGATATTGCGTATGTATATAATATTAATGCAACAGCGACTGGCCTTGGTGGACAAACCTTAAAACAGATTCCTCCGGTAGTAATAAACGTACAATAA
- a CDS encoding ABC transporter permease, with amino-acid sequence MKNIFLITKREYLTQVKKKSFVILTLLAPVLMIGFAALIGFMFKANESTSTFNVVDKSGLFVGNLKSTDKIKYVFVPAVNEKSLVATLKDMDGIEGLLIIPELKNQNYDELQKDSKLLINKKIGFDTKTKVASDLAQIIRKEKIKTLGISENQMKNLDANFELNTQNVVDNKSSDNDLSFGVKSGLAMVLMYAVFMFIIIYGVRVMRSVLEEKNNRVVEIIISSVKPFELMMGKILGVTLVALTQFCIWITMSVIGALFLNTGIAAMKNQIPGGEQSAEMMQKFDFQQIAGEVSHILLDMNVALIISVFIVFFLLGYIFYSSMYAAIGSAVDNETETQQFTMFAIIPLMVGMYGSFTIMNNPEGPLGFWLSMIPFTSPVAMIARIPFGVPVWQIILSASLLLVSTLLMIYIAAKVYRVGILMYGNKATAKELWKWIRS; translated from the coding sequence ATGAAAAATATATTCCTGATTACCAAAAGAGAATATCTGACGCAGGTTAAGAAAAAATCTTTTGTTATTTTGACGCTTTTAGCACCGGTTCTGATGATTGGTTTTGCCGCATTGATTGGTTTTATGTTTAAGGCAAATGAAAGCACAAGCACCTTCAACGTGGTTGACAAAAGCGGACTTTTTGTAGGAAATCTGAAAAGTACCGATAAAATTAAATATGTATTTGTGCCTGCTGTAAATGAGAAATCATTAGTAGCAACTTTGAAAGATATGGATGGCATTGAAGGTTTACTGATTATTCCGGAATTAAAAAATCAAAATTACGACGAGTTACAAAAAGACTCTAAGTTATTAATTAATAAGAAAATAGGTTTTGACACCAAAACAAAAGTAGCATCGGACCTCGCTCAAATTATAAGGAAAGAAAAAATAAAAACCCTGGGCATTTCTGAAAACCAGATGAAAAATCTGGATGCAAATTTTGAACTGAATACTCAAAACGTAGTGGACAATAAAAGTTCTGATAATGATTTATCGTTCGGCGTAAAATCCGGTTTAGCGATGGTTCTCATGTACGCCGTTTTTATGTTCATCATCATCTATGGAGTTCGGGTCATGCGCAGTGTTTTAGAAGAAAAAAACAACCGCGTCGTAGAAATCATCATTTCGTCAGTAAAACCATTTGAGTTGATGATGGGAAAAATTCTGGGCGTAACTTTAGTTGCATTAACGCAATTCTGCATTTGGATTACGATGTCTGTAATCGGAGCTTTATTTCTAAATACAGGAATTGCTGCGATGAAAAATCAGATTCCAGGCGGTGAACAATCGGCGGAAATGATGCAGAAATTCGACTTTCAGCAAATCGCCGGAGAAGTTTCCCATATTCTTTTAGACATGAATGTTGCGTTGATCATCAGCGTATTTATCGTGTTCTTTTTACTCGGCTATATTTTCTACAGCTCGATGTATGCGGCAATTGGTTCTGCAGTTGATAACGAGACAGAAACCCAACAGTTTACCATGTTTGCCATCATTCCGCTAATGGTGGGAATGTACGGAAGTTTCACGATCATGAATAATCCCGAAGGTCCGCTTGGTTTTTGGTTGTCCATGATTCCGTTTACTTCACCGGTTGCGATGATTGCAAGGATTCCTTTTGGAGTGCCGGTTTGGCAAATTATACTTTCCGCTTCCTTGCTTTTAGTTTCCACTTTATTAATGATTTATATTGCTGCAAAAGTGTACCGCGTGGGCATTTTAATGTACGGAAACAAAGCGACCGCGAAAGAACTTTGGAAATGGATCAGAAGTTAG
- the porL gene encoding type IX secretion system motor protein PorL/GldL encodes MFKTKEATYNFIYSFGAAIVILGALFKMTHWSIGPISGNVTLAAGLITEAIIFVIFAFDAPKTEESYAWENVYPELLDSHATPNPKHSTGAMQLAEVKELEVSLSDKLDKMLADAKLDVNLFDRLRTGIEKFSSSVDQINQTVDVGGSTAKYNDQLMLAASHLESMNALYALQLEHGKTQTEYSKKYVEDMQKSALHSEKFNEELSGLTSNLNSLNRVYGGMLSAMKS; translated from the coding sequence ATGTTTAAAACTAAAGAAGCAACTTACAATTTCATCTATTCATTTGGAGCTGCAATCGTAATTTTAGGAGCACTTTTCAAAATGACTCACTGGAGTATCGGACCGATTTCTGGAAACGTGACCCTTGCCGCTGGTCTTATCACGGAGGCAATTATCTTTGTTATTTTTGCATTCGATGCTCCTAAAACTGAAGAATCTTATGCTTGGGAAAACGTGTATCCGGAGCTTTTAGATAGCCATGCTACGCCAAATCCAAAACATTCTACCGGTGCAATGCAATTGGCAGAAGTGAAAGAACTGGAAGTTTCTTTGTCTGATAAATTAGACAAAATGCTTGCTGATGCTAAATTGGATGTAAACTTATTTGACCGTTTAAGAACAGGAATCGAAAAATTCTCAAGTTCTGTAGATCAAATTAATCAAACAGTGGATGTTGGTGGTTCTACGGCAAAATATAACGATCAGCTGATGTTGGCTGCAAGTCATCTTGAAAGCATGAATGCATTATATGCACTCCAGTTGGAACACGGAAAAACACAAACTGAATATAGCAAAAAATATGTCGAAGACATGCAGAAATCAGCTTTACATTCAGAGAAATTTAACGAAGAATTATCAGGATTAACTTCTAACCTTAACAGTCTTAATAGAGTTTACGGCGGAATGCTTAGCGCAATGAAATCATAG
- the glmS gene encoding glutamine--fructose-6-phosphate transaminase (isomerizing): MCGIVGYTGFQDAYEVVINGLRRLEYRGYDSAGIVLENSNSVFSVSKTKGKVDDLVAISGNLAGTAHIGMGHTRWATHGVPSDRNSHPHLSNNGKIALVHNGIIENYDTLKIMLTEKGFTFHSETDTEVLVNLIQYIMDINEEMDFPTAVRYALNEVFGAYAITVMHEDFPGVLVVARLGSPLAIGLGNNEYFIASDASPFVEFTKEAVYLEEGHMATISLENGVDIRNIKDNVKITPEVQQLKLSLEQIEKGGYEHFMLKEIFEQPKSIHDTLRGRLLVEEGIIKMAGIWDNLERLNQAQKITIIACGTSWHAGLIGEYLIEEFARIPVEVEYASEFRYRNPIISEKDIVIAISQSGETADTMAAIKMAKEKGAFVYGICNVVDSSISRVTDAGSYTHAGPEIGVASTKAFTAQLTVLSLIALKLGKHNGHLSNQEFMRLITELDTIPQKVQEVLDTTHEITKEIAKNFVDAQNFLYLGRGYNFPAALEGALKLKEISYIHAEGYPAAEMKHGPIALIDENMPIVIIAPKKGHYDKIVSNVQEIKARKGKVIAVVNKGDTQVASVADYVIEFPETSECFSPIIASVPLQLLAYYIAVYRGANVDQPRNLAKSVTVE, translated from the coding sequence ATGTGTGGAATTGTAGGATATACTGGTTTTCAAGATGCTTATGAAGTAGTAATTAATGGGCTTCGCAGATTAGAGTATAGAGGATACGACAGTGCGGGAATTGTACTCGAAAATAGTAATTCAGTTTTTAGTGTTTCAAAGACGAAAGGAAAAGTAGATGATCTGGTTGCTATTTCAGGAAATTTAGCAGGTACTGCACATATAGGAATGGGGCATACCCGATGGGCAACGCACGGGGTTCCAAGTGACAGAAACTCACATCCACATCTTTCAAATAATGGTAAAATCGCTTTGGTTCATAATGGGATTATCGAAAACTATGATACCCTGAAAATTATGCTGACCGAGAAAGGATTTACTTTTCACTCAGAAACAGATACAGAAGTACTGGTGAATCTCATTCAGTACATTATGGATATTAATGAAGAAATGGATTTCCCTACGGCAGTTCGTTATGCTTTGAATGAAGTTTTCGGCGCATATGCAATTACGGTAATGCACGAAGATTTTCCGGGAGTATTGGTGGTTGCCAGATTAGGTTCTCCTTTAGCCATCGGTTTAGGAAATAATGAATATTTCATTGCCTCAGATGCTTCTCCTTTTGTTGAATTTACAAAAGAGGCCGTTTATTTGGAAGAAGGGCACATGGCTACTATTTCTTTAGAAAACGGGGTTGACATCAGAAATATTAAAGATAATGTAAAGATTACCCCAGAAGTTCAGCAATTAAAATTGAGTTTGGAGCAGATTGAAAAAGGAGGTTATGAACATTTCATGTTAAAAGAAATTTTCGAGCAGCCAAAATCGATTCACGATACTTTAAGAGGCAGATTGCTGGTAGAAGAAGGAATCATCAAGATGGCCGGAATCTGGGATAACCTGGAAAGATTAAACCAAGCTCAGAAAATCACCATTATCGCCTGTGGAACATCTTGGCATGCCGGTCTTATCGGAGAATATTTAATCGAGGAGTTTGCAAGAATTCCTGTAGAAGTAGAATATGCTTCAGAATTTAGATATAGAAATCCAATTATTTCTGAAAAAGATATCGTGATTGCGATTTCTCAGTCAGGTGAAACTGCCGATACGATGGCTGCTATAAAAATGGCTAAAGAGAAAGGTGCTTTCGTGTACGGAATTTGTAATGTCGTAGATTCCTCTATTTCGAGAGTTACTGATGCAGGATCTTATACGCACGCCGGACCGGAAATAGGTGTTGCTTCAACAAAAGCATTTACTGCCCAGTTGACAGTTCTTTCTTTGATTGCTTTAAAATTAGGGAAGCACAACGGACATTTAAGCAACCAGGAGTTCATGAGATTAATCACTGAACTGGATACCATTCCGCAAAAAGTTCAGGAAGTTTTAGATACCACCCACGAAATTACAAAGGAAATCGCAAAGAACTTTGTTGATGCCCAAAATTTCCTTTATTTAGGAAGAGGATATAATTTCCCTGCAGCGCTGGAAGGAGCTTTGAAGTTAAAAGAGATTTCTTACATTCACGCAGAAGGATATCCTGCTGCCGAAATGAAGCATGGTCCAATCGCATTGATTGATGAAAATATGCCAATCGTTATTATAGCACCGAAAAAAGGGCATTATGACAAAATTGTGAGCAACGTTCAGGAAATTAAAGCCAGAAAAGGAAAAGTTATTGCAGTGGTGAATAAAGGCGACACACAAGTTGCTTCTGTGGCAGATTACGTAATTGAATTCCCGGAAACTTCAGAATGTTTCTCTCCAATTATCGCTTCTGTGCCTTTACAACTATTAGCGTATTATATTGCAGTGTACCGCGGAGCCAATGTTGACCAACCGAGAAACCTTGCAAAATCAGTTACTGTTGAATAA
- the porN gene encoding type IX secretion system ring subunit PorN/GldN, which yields MSILNAKSPESFRKYRDLNLIKQGDSMVSNKITPLDYGFIEDKDVLKSMVVWEIIDMNDKINQPFYHNEDGLVSENKSLYQLLFDAINDGRIKEVYDDEMFQTRLRPDAIQSRIKNEVMSNAGIDRINEAGKLTAEEMKEYTNVYETKTENVKVLKIKGMWYIDRRDSQMKYRLLGIAAMGQDPSLMGQFGPDGQPLASKDELIDLFWVYYPDARNVLANAVAFNNKNLSSDISFDDLLNARRFSSIIYKSDNGLGNGIIKDYIPNDADEQLEESERIKAQILQMESDMWNY from the coding sequence ATGTCTATATTAAATGCGAAATCTCCCGAATCCTTTAGAAAATATAGAGATTTGAACTTAATCAAGCAGGGTGACTCTATGGTTTCTAATAAAATCACTCCTTTAGATTATGGATTTATTGAAGATAAAGACGTTTTGAAGAGTATGGTAGTTTGGGAAATCATCGATATGAATGATAAGATTAATCAGCCTTTTTATCATAACGAAGATGGATTAGTCTCGGAAAATAAGTCACTCTATCAGCTTTTGTTCGATGCCATTAATGACGGTAGAATCAAAGAAGTGTATGACGATGAAATGTTCCAGACAAGACTTAGACCAGATGCAATTCAGTCCCGTATTAAAAACGAGGTGATGAGCAACGCAGGAATTGACCGGATTAATGAAGCCGGTAAATTGACTGCCGAGGAAATGAAGGAGTACACCAACGTGTATGAAACCAAAACTGAAAATGTAAAGGTTTTAAAAATTAAAGGAATGTGGTATATCGACCGTAGAGATAGCCAGATGAAATACAGATTACTAGGGATTGCAGCGATGGGTCAGGATCCTTCATTGATGGGGCAGTTTGGCCCGGATGGTCAGCCGCTTGCTTCTAAGGATGAACTGATTGACTTGTTTTGGGTGTATTATCCCGATGCAAGGAATGTTTTGGCGAACGCTGTGGCTTTTAACAATAAAAATCTTTCTTCTGATATTTCTTTTGATGATTTATTAAATGCAAGAAGATTCTCCAGCATTATCTATAAATCAGATAATGGTTTAGGAAATGGGATCATCAAGGATTATATCCCGAATGATGCCGACGAACAGTTAGAAGAAAGCGAAAGAATCAAAGCGCAAATCCTGCAAATGGAAAGCGACATGTGGAATTATTAA
- a CDS encoding ABC transporter ATP-binding protein: MLKAENVTKTYNAGKKLALEDFSIDVPEASIYGLLGPNGAGKTTFIRIINQITQADSGNVYINKQKLNPDHIRQIGYMPEERGLYKNMTVGDQLLYFGELKGMTKNDALKEAKYWFEQLEIDQWWKKKLSELSKGMAQKIQFVVTVLHRPKLLILDEPFSGFDPVNANLIKDQILNLKKNGTTIILSTHRMESVEEMCDYVALINQSRKVLDGKVFDVREQFKKNIFNVTLAEVDQERFTQFNSQFEIQNYSTENQLVSFDLKNDKDQNLLLNELMKVGKIRSFDEKIPSMNEVFINAVSGTEKPEFSL, translated from the coding sequence ATGCTCAAAGCAGAAAACGTAACTAAAACCTATAACGCAGGTAAAAAACTGGCGCTAGAGGATTTCTCCATAGATGTTCCGGAAGCAAGTATTTACGGACTTTTAGGTCCGAACGGTGCGGGAAAGACTACTTTCATCAGAATCATCAATCAGATTACACAAGCCGATTCCGGCAACGTTTATATCAATAAACAAAAACTGAATCCTGACCATATCCGACAAATCGGTTATATGCCGGAAGAACGTGGTTTGTATAAAAACATGACCGTTGGCGACCAACTTTTATATTTCGGGGAACTGAAAGGAATGACCAAAAATGACGCATTAAAAGAAGCTAAATATTGGTTTGAACAATTGGAAATCGACCAATGGTGGAAGAAAAAACTGAGTGAACTTTCGAAAGGAATGGCACAGAAAATTCAGTTTGTGGTAACGGTTTTGCACCGGCCGAAATTATTGATACTGGATGAACCTTTTTCGGGTTTCGATCCGGTAAATGCCAATCTGATTAAAGATCAAATCCTTAATTTAAAAAAGAACGGAACTACCATTATCTTATCTACTCACCGCATGGAAAGTGTGGAGGAAATGTGTGATTATGTAGCACTGATCAACCAGTCAAGAAAAGTTTTAGACGGAAAAGTATTTGATGTCAGAGAACAGTTCAAGAAAAATATTTTCAATGTTACTTTAGCTGAAGTGGATCAGGAAAGATTTACCCAATTTAACAGTCAGTTTGAAATCCAGAATTATTCCACAGAGAATCAACTGGTGTCATTCGATTTGAAAAATGATAAAGATCAAAATCTGTTACTGAACGAACTGATGAAAGTTGGAAAAATCCGTTCGTTTGATGAAAAAATTCCGAGCATGAACGAAGTCTTCATCAATGCGGTAAGTGGGACTGAAAAACCGGAATTCTCTTTATAA
- the dusB gene encoding tRNA dihydrouridine synthase DusB, whose protein sequence is MIKIGNIELPEFPLLLAPMEDVSDPPFRKLCKMHGADLMYSEFISSEGLIRDAMKSMKKLDIFDYERPVGIQIFGGDEEAMSLSAKIVEAVNPDLVDINFGCPVKKVVCKGAGAGVLKDIDLMIRLTKAVVNSTHLPVTVKTRLGWDTESINIMEVAERLQDAGVKALTIHARTRAQMYKGEADWNYIHAVKNNPNIEIPIFGNGDIDSAQKAWEYKNKFDCDGIMIGRGAIGYPWIFNEVKHFFKTGEILPEPTITQRLEAVRQHAKWSKDWKGERLGLIEMRQHYSNYFRGIPHFKDFRRKFLEVFTLEEMDAVIAEADAFYRNFDFVN, encoded by the coding sequence ATGATAAAAATCGGAAATATAGAACTGCCCGAATTCCCGTTGTTGCTTGCACCGATGGAAGATGTTTCGGATCCACCATTTCGAAAGTTATGTAAAATGCACGGTGCAGACTTGATGTATTCAGAATTTATTTCTTCCGAAGGATTAATTCGCGATGCGATGAAAAGCATGAAGAAGCTCGATATTTTCGATTACGAAAGACCCGTTGGAATTCAGATTTTCGGTGGCGATGAAGAAGCGATGTCACTTTCAGCAAAAATTGTAGAAGCTGTAAATCCTGATCTCGTCGATATTAATTTTGGCTGTCCGGTAAAAAAGGTAGTTTGTAAAGGAGCTGGTGCCGGCGTTTTGAAAGATATCGATCTGATGATCAGATTGACCAAAGCTGTTGTAAATTCTACCCATCTTCCCGTGACTGTAAAAACCCGGCTAGGTTGGGATACAGAAAGCATCAACATTATGGAAGTTGCAGAAAGATTGCAGGATGCGGGAGTAAAAGCTTTAACGATTCATGCAAGAACACGCGCTCAAATGTACAAAGGAGAAGCGGATTGGAATTACATTCATGCCGTAAAAAATAACCCGAATATCGAAATCCCAATTTTTGGGAATGGTGATATTGATTCTGCGCAAAAAGCGTGGGAATATAAAAATAAATTCGACTGTGATGGAATAATGATCGGCCGTGGCGCGATCGGTTATCCCTGGATTTTTAATGAGGTAAAACATTTTTTCAAAACTGGAGAAATTTTGCCCGAACCAACTATTACTCAAAGATTAGAGGCCGTAAGACAACACGCTAAATGGAGCAAAGACTGGAAAGGCGAACGGCTAGGACTGATAGAAATGCGCCAACATTACAGCAATTATTTCCGTGGTATTCCACATTTTAAAGATTTCCGCCGTAAATTTCTAGAGGTTTTCACTTTAGAAGAAATGGATGCTGTGATCGCTGAAGCGGATGCTTTTTACAGGAATTTCGATTTTGTGAATTAA
- the porK gene encoding T9SS ring complex lipoprotein PorK/GldK, translated as MKRVFLILLSATVVISCSKSGGSSAGKGGSKGELIPRNKAKSFVSERPYGMVAIPAGSYVMGLADQDFTNTPEKATLKTVTVSSFFMDETEITNAEYRVFINYVRDSVVRSLLAEAAGDGSGAGIGNFAYASKKAGTTPNAYQEFMESQGGRDGYDESKKLDWSVPLKWRTSDYPDAQYAEILESVYLPPAERINNERIIDTRKLKYSYKWEDIESAVKDKSRGAKYLKKESIAVYPDTTVWLKDFNYAYNEPLYDGYFWHSAYKNYPVVGVTWDQARAFCNFKSKLKSDYNESLKKKKQKAMSFRLPTEAEWEYAARGGKENATYPWGGPYLQDDRGCYLANFKPKRGNYIEDEKKGTYTYTAPVKKFPKNGFGLYDMAGNVAEWTESPYNNSTYQFASTLNPYLSNQAYREPRKTVRGGSWKDIGYLLMTGSRDYERKDSARSYIGFRTVQDIPEGTAKYKKRTN; from the coding sequence ATGAAAAGAGTATTCCTTATATTATTATCAGCTACTGTAGTAATCTCGTGTTCAAAAAGCGGGGGAAGCTCCGCCGGCAAGGGAGGATCCAAAGGAGAGTTGATACCAAGAAACAAAGCAAAATCCTTTGTTTCAGAAAGACCTTACGGTATGGTGGCAATTCCTGCCGGATCTTATGTGATGGGTTTAGCTGATCAGGATTTTACCAATACTCCAGAAAAGGCAACGCTTAAAACGGTTACTGTTTCTTCGTTCTTTATGGATGAAACCGAAATCACCAACGCCGAGTATAGAGTTTTCATTAATTATGTACGGGACAGTGTTGTGCGTTCTTTATTAGCTGAAGCAGCTGGCGACGGTTCAGGAGCAGGGATTGGTAATTTTGCCTACGCTTCTAAAAAAGCAGGTACTACTCCCAATGCTTACCAGGAATTCATGGAGTCCCAAGGGGGAAGAGATGGTTATGACGAGTCTAAAAAATTAGATTGGAGCGTTCCGCTGAAATGGAGAACTTCGGATTATCCGGATGCTCAATATGCTGAGATTTTAGAATCAGTATACCTCCCACCGGCAGAAAGAATCAATAATGAGAGAATTATCGATACCAGAAAATTGAAGTATTCTTATAAATGGGAAGATATTGAGTCTGCAGTTAAAGATAAATCGAGAGGTGCTAAATACTTGAAAAAAGAAAGCATCGCCGTTTATCCCGATACTACGGTTTGGTTAAAGGATTTTAATTATGCCTATAACGAACCTCTGTATGATGGCTATTTTTGGCACAGTGCTTATAAAAATTATCCTGTAGTCGGAGTAACCTGGGATCAGGCAAGAGCGTTTTGTAATTTCAAATCAAAGTTAAAATCAGATTATAACGAATCTTTGAAAAAGAAAAAGCAAAAAGCAATGTCATTCCGTCTTCCAACTGAAGCTGAATGGGAATATGCTGCCAGAGGAGGTAAAGAGAACGCAACCTATCCTTGGGGTGGGCCTTATCTGCAAGATGACAGAGGATGTTATTTGGCAAACTTCAAACCGAAAAGAGGTAATTATATCGAAGACGAAAAGAAAGGAACCTACACTTATACGGCTCCTGTAAAGAAATTCCCTAAAAATGGATTTGGGCTTTATGATATGGCAGGAAACGTTGCAGAATGGACGGAGTCTCCTTACAATAATTCAACCTACCAGTTTGCTTCTACCCTGAACCCTTATTTGTCAAATCAAGCATACAGAGAACCTCGAAAAACAGTACGTGGTGGATCTTGGAAAGATATTGGTTATTTGTTAATGACTGGATCTAGAGATTACGAGAGAAAAGATTCTGCAAGAAGTTATATTGGTTTTAGAACAGTTCAGGATATTCCTGAGGGAACAGCTAAGTACAAGAAAAGAACAAATTAA